Below is a window of Arthrobacter sp. SLBN-112 DNA.
CGCCTGGAATTCCCAGCTTTCAGCCCATCTGGCGTAGTACGTTTCATGCGAGGCAAGGGTGCGGACCAGCGGACCGGACTTGCCTTCGGGACGCAGGTTCGCGTCCACTTCCCACAGTCCGGGTTCCCGGGCCACCGACGAGATGGCCCTCGAAATGCCGCTGGCCAGGGCCGTGCCGATGGTGTTGGCGTCCGCGTCCTCCAAGCTGCCGGCGTCCACCACATAAATAACGTCGACGTCGGAGATGTAGTTCAGCTCGCGGGCGCCGCATTTGCCCATGCCGATGACGGCGAGGCCGACGTCGGCGACGTCGGCGGCGCCGTACTGGCCGGACGCTTCGGCACGGGACACAGCGAGGGCGGCTTCGATGGCGGCCGCCGCGAGGTCCGCAAGTTCACGGCCGACAGACGGCAGGAAGTCCAGCGGATCCGCAGCGCACAGGTCCTTGACGGCCAGGTCCACCAGCCCGCGCCGGTACGCCGTGCGCAGGGCGGCGTAGGCGTCGACTCCGGTCACGGCGGCGACGGGACGGGCGGCGCGTGGGTCGGCGCCGACTGATTGCAAAAGTGTTGCCCGAAGCCGGTCAGGATCGGCCGGCAGCGGCTCGGGACTGGCACGGACCCAGAAGGCGTCCAGGTGTTCGGGGTGCCGGATCAGGAACTCCCCCAGCGCTTCGGAGGCCCCAAGGACCCTGTACATCGGCTCGCTGGCCTCCGTCCCGGCGGCGGCCAGCTCCCGGAGCTGCGGATGCTTTTCGATCAGACGGACCAAGGACTGCAGGGCAGTATCCGGGCTGGCCGCAAGCTGCAGCCCGGCGAAGAGCGTGTCCTGGTCCAGCCCCTCGAGTTCGCGCGCGGCCAGGAACCGTTCGCCCTTCTCCAGGTCGCTGAATCCGGCCGCGATGAGGCGGCGTGCCAGACTCACGCCGGGCACCTAGAGGATGCCGAGGTTGCGCTGCAGCTCGTAGGGCGTCACCTGCAGGCGGTAGTCCTGCCACTCGGCGCGCTTGTTGCGCAGGAAGTGCTCGTAGACCTGCTCGCCGAGGATTTGCGGCATCAGCTCCGAGTCCTCCATGGAGCGGATGGCATCGTGCAGGCTTGCCGGCAGCGGATCGTGGCCCATGGCTCGGCGTTCGGCCGAGCTGAGCGACCAGACGTCGTCCTCGGCGGCTGCCGGCAACTCGTAGCCTTCCTCGATGCCCTTCAGCCCTGCACCGAGCAGGACGGCATAGGCAAGGTAGGGGTTGGCCGCGGAATCAATGCCGCGGTACTCGATGCGGGCGGACTGGCCCTTGCCCGGCTTGTACAGCGGCACGCGGACCAGTGCGGAACGGTTGTTGTGCCCCCAGCTCAGGTAACTCGGAGCTTCGCCGCCACCCCAGAGCCGCTTGTAGGAGTTGACGAACTGGTTGGTGACCGCCGTGAACTCGGGGGCGTGCTTGAGGATGCCGGCAATGAACTGCCGGGCCGTCTTGGACAACTGGAACTCGGCACCTGCCTCGAAGAACGCATTGCTGTCCCCCTCGAACAGCGAGAAGTGCGTATGCATGCCGGAGCCGGGGTGATCGGTGAACGGCTTGGGCATGAAGGTGGCGTAGGTTCCCTGCTGCAGGGCCACCTCCTTGATGACCGTGCGGAACGTCATGATGTTGTCCGCGGTCTGCAGTGCGTCGGCGTAGCGAAGGTCGATCTCGTTCTGGCCGGGACCGCCTTCGTGATGGCTGAACTCCACCGAGATTCCCACCGATTCCAGCATGGTGACGGCGGTGCGGCGGAAGTCCTGGGCCACGCCTCCGGGAACG
It encodes the following:
- the glnA gene encoding type I glutamate--ammonia ligase, producing MDRQQEFVLRTIEERDVRFVRLWFTDVVGSLKSVALAPAEVEGAFEEGLGFDGSSIEGLARVFESDMLLQPDPATFQILPWRGETEQTSRMFCDILTPDGEPSTADPRNVLKRTLAKAADMGFTCYTHPEIEFYLLKSQEPGPDGAPVPVDEGGYFDHVPGGVAQDFRRTAVTMLESVGISVEFSHHEGGPGQNEIDLRYADALQTADNIMTFRTVIKEVALQQGTYATFMPKPFTDHPGSGMHTHFSLFEGDSNAFFEAGAEFQLSKTARQFIAGILKHAPEFTAVTNQFVNSYKRLWGGGEAPSYLSWGHNNRSALVRVPLYKPGKGQSARIEYRGIDSAANPYLAYAVLLGAGLKGIEEGYELPAAAEDDVWSLSSAERRAMGHDPLPASLHDAIRSMEDSELMPQILGEQVYEHFLRNKRAEWQDYRLQVTPYELQRNLGIL